The Pseudomonadota bacterium genome includes a window with the following:
- a CDS encoding lipoprotein produces the protein MKKHSPFPAAFFAALPLLSGCGQSGDLYLPTDPEPETTISSADERPPETAKDSQDDDAQDQP, from the coding sequence ATGAAAAAACACTCGCCGTTCCCAGCCGCTTTTTTTGCCGCGTTGCCGCTCCTGTCCGGTTGCGGGCAGAGCGGTGACTTGTACCTGCCGACAGACCCTGAACCTGAAACGACAATCAGCAGCGCCGATGAACGACCGCCCGAAACGGCAAAAGACAGCCAGGATGACGACGCGCAGGATCAACCCTGA